In the genome of Terribacillus sp. FSL K6-0262, one region contains:
- the gap gene encoding type I glyceraldehyde-3-phosphate dehydrogenase has protein sequence MTVKIGINGFGRIGRNVFRQALANSEAEVVAINDLTDANMLAHLLKYDSVHGILDAEVSVNGSNLVVDGKEIKVLSERDPANLGWGDLGVEVVVESTGIFTNGEDAKKHVEAGAKKVIISAPAKGEDLTVVMGVNENSYDPTEHTVLSNASCTTNCLAPVAKVLHDAFGINRGLVTTVHAYTNDQQILDLPHKDYRRARAAAQNIIPTTTGAAKAVSLVLPELKGKLNGMAMRVPVADASIVDLVAELDKNVTAEEVNAALKEAAEGELSHVLGYSEEPLVSSDYIGNQNSSTVDALSTMVLEDNMVKVVSWYDNEMGYSTRCVDLAVFLKSKGI, from the coding sequence ATGACAGTAAAAATTGGTATTAACGGTTTTGGACGTATTGGACGTAACGTATTCCGTCAAGCGCTTGCTAACAGCGAAGCAGAGGTAGTTGCAATCAACGACCTTACAGATGCGAATATGCTTGCCCATTTGTTAAAGTATGATTCTGTACACGGTATCCTTGATGCAGAAGTATCTGTCAACGGCTCTAACCTGGTTGTTGATGGTAAAGAGATCAAAGTTCTTTCCGAGCGCGATCCTGCTAACCTTGGCTGGGGAGACCTTGGTGTGGAAGTAGTAGTTGAATCTACTGGTATTTTCACAAATGGTGAAGATGCGAAGAAACACGTTGAAGCTGGAGCGAAAAAAGTCATCATCTCTGCACCAGCAAAAGGTGAAGACCTTACTGTCGTTATGGGTGTCAACGAAAACAGCTATGACCCAACTGAGCATACTGTACTTTCAAACGCTTCTTGTACTACTAACTGCTTGGCTCCGGTTGCAAAAGTACTTCATGATGCATTCGGAATCAATCGCGGTCTAGTGACAACAGTTCACGCGTACACTAACGACCAGCAAATCCTTGACCTGCCGCACAAAGACTACCGTCGTGCACGTGCTGCAGCTCAAAACATCATCCCGACGACTACAGGTGCTGCGAAAGCTGTATCCCTAGTATTGCCTGAATTGAAAGGTAAATTGAACGGTATGGCTATGCGTGTGCCAGTAGCTGATGCTTCCATCGTCGACTTGGTTGCCGAACTGGACAAAAACGTGACTGCCGAGGAAGTTAACGCTGCTTTGAAAGAAGCTGCCGAAGGCGAACTTAGCCACGTTCTTGGCTACAGCGAAGAGCCGCTTGTATCTTCCGATTACATCGGAAACCAAAACTCTTCCACAGTAGATGCACTTTCCACTATGGTATTGGAAGATAACATGGTGAAAGTTGTTTCTTGGTACGATAACGAAATGGGTTACTCCACTCGCTGCGTAGACTTGGCTGTATTCTTGAAAAGCAAAGGCATCTGA
- a CDS encoding phosphoglycerate kinase, translated as MNKKSIRDIDVAGKKVFCRVDFNVPMENGTVTDDTRIKAALPTIKHLVEQGAKVILASHLGRPKGEVKEDLRLDPVAQRLSDLLDKEVAKVDQVHGEEVNQAVASLADGDVLLIENVRFEPGEEKNDPELAKAFASLADVYVNDAFGAAHRAHASTAGIAEHLPAVAGLLLERELEVLGKALSDPERPFTAIIGGAKVKDKIGVIDNLLDKVDNLIIGGGLSYTFVKARGFEIGKSLLEEDKIELAKEFMQKAKDKGVNMVMPVDVIVADDFSEDANKREVSIEEIPADWEALDIGPKTREKYKQIVQDSKLIIWNGPMGVFELNAFSGGTKAVGEALAEGEGFSIIGGGDSAAAVEKFGLADKMDHISTGGGASLEFMEGKELPGVAALDDK; from the coding sequence ATGAACAAGAAATCAATCCGCGATATCGATGTGGCTGGCAAGAAGGTTTTCTGCCGTGTGGATTTCAACGTTCCAATGGAAAATGGCACCGTGACCGATGATACACGGATCAAGGCTGCCCTTCCGACAATCAAGCATCTTGTCGAGCAAGGTGCAAAAGTGATCCTGGCAAGCCACCTTGGCCGCCCGAAAGGCGAAGTGAAGGAAGACTTGCGTTTGGATCCCGTGGCACAGCGTCTGAGCGACTTGCTGGATAAGGAAGTCGCAAAAGTGGATCAAGTGCATGGTGAAGAAGTGAACCAAGCCGTAGCAAGCCTTGCTGATGGCGATGTACTTCTTATCGAGAACGTCCGCTTCGAGCCGGGTGAAGAAAAGAATGATCCGGAATTGGCAAAAGCATTTGCTTCCTTGGCTGATGTTTATGTGAATGATGCTTTCGGCGCTGCACACCGTGCGCATGCTTCCACTGCAGGCATTGCGGAGCATCTCCCGGCAGTAGCTGGTCTTTTGCTTGAACGTGAATTGGAAGTGCTGGGTAAAGCGCTATCTGATCCGGAACGTCCATTTACCGCAATCATCGGCGGGGCGAAAGTCAAAGACAAAATCGGTGTCATCGATAACTTGCTCGACAAAGTCGACAACTTGATCATCGGCGGCGGCCTTTCTTATACTTTCGTGAAAGCACGCGGTTTCGAAATCGGAAAATCCTTGCTGGAAGAAGATAAAATCGAGTTGGCGAAGGAATTCATGCAGAAGGCAAAAGACAAAGGCGTCAACATGGTGATGCCTGTCGATGTCATCGTAGCAGATGACTTCTCCGAGGATGCAAACAAGCGTGAAGTAAGTATCGAAGAAATCCCTGCAGATTGGGAAGCACTTGATATCGGACCGAAAACACGCGAAAAATACAAACAAATCGTCCAAGATTCCAAATTGATCATCTGGAACGGACCAATGGGCGTATTCGAGCTTAACGCGTTCTCCGGCGGTACGAAAGCAGTCGGTGAAGCACTGGCCGAAGGGGAAGGATTCTCCATCATCGGCGGCGGTGACTCAGCTGCAGCTGTAGAGAAATTCGGCCTGGCGGACAAAATGGATCATATCTCCACAGGCGGCGGAGCCAGCCTTGAATTCATGGAAGGTAAAGAACTTCCTGGCGTAGCTGCACTGGACGATAAATAA
- the tpiA gene encoding triose-phosphate isomerase, which produces MRKNVIAGNWKMNKTISEAKEFIEATKAKIPSSDKVEAIVCSPALYLTELVKQTEGTDLKIAAQTMHYEESGAFTGEISPAALKSIGVEYAVIGHSERREYYNETDESVNKKTHAALQHGITPIVCIGETLEEREGDKTNEVVGGQVEKALEGLSAEQVAKVILAYEPVWAIGTGKTATAQQANEVCTFIRNVVSEKVSAEAADAVRIQYGGSVKPANVDELLAESDIDGALVGGASLEADSFLALVEAGAK; this is translated from the coding sequence ATGCGTAAAAACGTAATCGCAGGAAACTGGAAAATGAACAAAACAATTTCCGAAGCAAAGGAATTCATCGAAGCGACAAAAGCGAAGATTCCATCCAGTGACAAAGTGGAAGCAATCGTTTGTTCACCAGCATTGTACTTGACTGAATTGGTGAAGCAAACAGAAGGCACAGACCTTAAGATTGCTGCTCAAACGATGCACTACGAAGAAAGCGGCGCCTTCACTGGTGAAATCAGCCCGGCAGCACTAAAAAGCATCGGCGTTGAATATGCGGTGATCGGTCACTCCGAGCGTCGTGAGTATTACAACGAAACGGATGAATCTGTAAACAAAAAGACACATGCAGCATTGCAGCATGGCATCACTCCGATCGTCTGCATCGGTGAAACGCTTGAAGAGCGCGAAGGCGATAAAACGAATGAAGTAGTCGGCGGCCAAGTAGAAAAAGCATTGGAAGGCCTTTCTGCTGAACAAGTAGCAAAAGTCATCCTTGCTTACGAGCCTGTATGGGCTATCGGTACCGGCAAAACTGCAACAGCACAGCAAGCGAATGAAGTCTGCACCTTCATCCGTAATGTTGTGAGTGAGAAAGTTTCCGCTGAAGCAGCTGACGCTGTACGCATCCAATACGGGGGAAGCGTAAAGCCGGCAAATGTGGATGAACTTCTTGCAGAATCAGATATCGACGGCGCTTTGGTCGGCGGTGCAAGCCTGGAAGCAGATTCCTTCCTAGCGCTTGTGGAGGCTGGTGCAAAATGA
- the gpmI gene encoding 2,3-bisphosphoglycerate-independent phosphoglycerate mutase, giving the protein MSQDKLAALIILDGFGIRDEEKGNAVKHAKKPNFDRYWNKYPHNQLTASGEAVGLPDGQMGNSEVGHLNIGAGRIVYQSLTRVNKSIKEGDFYENEVLVNAVEHAKKNDKSLHLFGLLSNGGVHSHIDHMFALLELAQKHGLEKVYIHGFLDGRDVGQRSAKEFIDQTEAKIKEIGVGKIATLTGRYYSMDRDKRWDRVKKAYDAMVYGEGPAYKSPYDVIEDSYKNEIYDEFVLPSVITEENGEPVAKIQDDDSIIFYNFRPDRAIQISRTFANKDFRDFDRGEHPPVINQFVCMTNFSETVDGDVAYKPVNLDNTIGEVLSQNNIKQLRIAETEKFPHVTFFMSGGREEKFPGEDRILIDSPKVATYDLKPEMSAYEVTDALLDDLDQDKHQAIILNFANPDMVGHSGMLEPTVKAIEAVDECLGKIVDKIIEKGGHAIITADHGNSDEVVTLEDKPMTAHTTNPVPVIVTKEGVELRSGGILADLSPTLLDLLDVEKPEEMTGSSLIKK; this is encoded by the coding sequence ATGAGTCAGGACAAACTAGCTGCCCTTATCATCCTTGATGGATTCGGTATCCGCGATGAGGAAAAGGGTAATGCAGTGAAGCATGCCAAAAAGCCGAACTTCGACCGTTATTGGAACAAGTATCCGCATAACCAGCTTACGGCAAGCGGAGAGGCGGTTGGCTTGCCTGATGGCCAGATGGGGAATTCCGAGGTAGGTCACTTGAATATCGGTGCCGGACGCATCGTATACCAAAGCCTTACCCGTGTGAATAAATCCATCAAAGAAGGAGACTTCTATGAAAATGAAGTGCTGGTGAATGCAGTCGAGCATGCGAAAAAGAACGATAAGAGTCTGCACCTCTTCGGTCTTTTATCCAACGGCGGCGTACACAGTCACATTGATCATATGTTCGCTCTCCTTGAGCTTGCCCAAAAGCATGGATTGGAAAAAGTATACATCCACGGCTTCCTCGACGGTCGTGATGTCGGTCAGCGCAGTGCAAAGGAATTCATCGACCAGACAGAAGCGAAAATCAAGGAAATCGGGGTCGGGAAGATTGCAACGCTTACCGGACGCTATTATTCCATGGACCGCGACAAACGCTGGGATCGTGTAAAAAAAGCGTACGATGCAATGGTTTATGGGGAAGGCCCTGCATACAAGAGCCCGTACGATGTCATCGAAGATTCCTATAAAAATGAAATCTATGATGAATTCGTGCTTCCATCTGTCATTACAGAGGAAAACGGCGAACCGGTAGCGAAAATACAGGATGATGATTCCATCATCTTCTATAACTTCCGTCCGGACCGTGCCATCCAGATTTCACGGACATTCGCAAACAAAGACTTCCGTGACTTTGATAGAGGCGAACATCCGCCTGTTATCAACCAGTTTGTCTGCATGACGAATTTCAGTGAGACAGTGGACGGCGATGTAGCGTACAAGCCGGTCAACTTGGATAACACAATCGGTGAAGTGCTTTCCCAGAACAATATCAAACAGCTGCGTATTGCCGAAACAGAGAAGTTCCCGCATGTGACGTTCTTCATGAGCGGCGGACGCGAAGAGAAGTTCCCTGGTGAAGATCGTATCCTGATCGACAGCCCGAAAGTTGCGACATACGACCTGAAGCCTGAAATGAGTGCATATGAAGTGACGGACGCGTTACTCGATGACTTGGATCAGGACAAGCACCAAGCGATCATCCTGAACTTCGCCAATCCGGACATGGTTGGACACTCCGGCATGCTGGAGCCGACTGTGAAAGCAATCGAAGCAGTTGACGAATGCCTAGGCAAAATCGTCGACAAAATCATTGAAAAAGGCGGTCATGCCATCATCACGGCTGACCACGGCAACTCGGATGAAGTAGTCACATTGGAAGATAAACCAATGACTGCCCATACAACGAATCCGGTTCCGGTAATCGTGACGAAAGAAGGCGTCGAGCTCCGCAGCGGCGGTATCCTTGCCGACTTGTCACCAACCCTGTTGGATCTATTGGATGTCGAGAAACCAGAAGAAATGACAGGCTCAAGCCTAATCAAAAAATAA
- the eno gene encoding phosphopyruvate hydratase codes for MPYITDVYAREVLDSRGNPTVEVEVLTESGAFGSAIVPSGASTGEYEAVELRDGDKDRYLGKGVQTAVANVNEKIAPELIGIDVTRQVIIDQLLIDLDGTENKGKFGANAILGVSMAVAHAAADHLGVPLYTYLGGFNSKTLPTPMMNILNGGEHADNNVDIQEFMIMPVGAPTFKEALRMGAEIFHSLKKVLQSKGLNTGVGDEGGFAPNLSSNEEALETIVEAIKAAGYKPGEEVKLAMDVASSEFYEDGKYNLKGEGVVRTSEEMVAWYEEMTSKYPIISIEDGLDENDWEGHKLLTDRLGGKVQLVGDDLFVTNTKRLKQGIEQGVGNSILVKVNQIGTLTETFDAIEMAKRAGYTAVISHRSGESEDATIADIAVATNAGQIKTGAPSRTDRVAKYNQLLRIEDELKASGIYGGLASFYNLNK; via the coding sequence ATGCCATACATTACTGACGTATATGCACGCGAAGTCCTTGACTCCCGCGGTAACCCTACAGTAGAAGTAGAAGTCCTAACAGAATCCGGTGCTTTCGGTTCTGCAATCGTACCAAGCGGTGCATCCACCGGTGAATACGAAGCAGTCGAGCTTCGTGACGGTGATAAAGATCGTTACCTGGGCAAAGGCGTACAAACAGCAGTTGCCAACGTAAACGAAAAAATCGCTCCGGAATTGATCGGTATCGATGTTACACGCCAAGTGATCATCGACCAGCTTTTGATCGATCTTGATGGTACAGAAAACAAAGGTAAATTCGGTGCCAACGCAATCCTTGGTGTTTCCATGGCAGTTGCCCACGCAGCAGCAGATCACCTTGGTGTACCGCTTTACACTTACCTTGGCGGATTCAACTCCAAAACACTTCCAACACCGATGATGAACATCCTGAACGGTGGGGAGCATGCGGATAACAACGTTGATATCCAGGAATTCATGATCATGCCTGTAGGAGCTCCTACATTCAAAGAAGCACTTCGCATGGGGGCGGAAATCTTCCACAGCCTGAAGAAAGTCCTTCAGTCCAAAGGCTTGAACACTGGGGTTGGTGATGAAGGTGGTTTCGCACCAAACCTTTCTTCCAATGAAGAAGCACTTGAAACAATCGTAGAAGCAATCAAAGCTGCTGGTTACAAACCAGGCGAAGAAGTGAAACTTGCAATGGACGTTGCATCTTCCGAGTTCTACGAAGATGGCAAGTACAACCTGAAAGGGGAAGGCGTTGTCCGCACTTCCGAAGAAATGGTTGCTTGGTATGAAGAAATGACTAGCAAATACCCAATCATCTCTATCGAAGATGGTTTGGACGAGAACGACTGGGAAGGCCACAAGCTATTGACTGACCGTCTTGGCGGTAAAGTGCAGCTTGTTGGTGATGATTTGTTCGTTACAAACACAAAACGTTTGAAACAAGGTATCGAGCAAGGCGTTGGCAACTCCATCCTTGTTAAAGTTAACCAAATCGGTACACTTACAGAAACATTCGATGCAATCGAAATGGCAAAACGCGCTGGCTACACTGCTGTCATCTCTCACCGCTCCGGTGAATCCGAAGATGCAACGATCGCTGACATCGCGGTAGCGACTAACGCTGGCCAAATCAAGACTGGTGCACCATCCCGTACGGACCGCGTTGCGAAATACAACCAGCTTCTTCGTATCGAAGACGAGTTGAAAGCATCCGGCATCTACGGCGGCCTTGCATCTTTCTACAACCTGAATAAATAA
- a CDS encoding alpha/beta fold hydrolase has protein sequence MSNQFPVLKGAEAFYYEGNEIGILLSHGFTGSTQSMRPLGEAYAKAGYTVCGPRLYGHGTHYEDMEQTSHEDWIASVEEGYHWLKERCDTIFVTGLSMGGTLSLYMAENHPDIRAIIPINAAVSVPSMESVHELQDVRFLDAIGSDIKKTGIKELAYEKTPVRSVKEILQLMEAVKRDLSKVTCPALIFVSDEDHVVPPVNAKLIHDAIGSERKAIYPLHDSYHVATLDHDQQIIIDKTLAFIEGNL, from the coding sequence ATGTCAAATCAGTTTCCGGTATTGAAGGGTGCGGAGGCATTTTACTATGAGGGAAATGAAATAGGGATTCTCCTATCCCATGGTTTTACAGGATCCACCCAGAGTATGCGCCCATTGGGAGAGGCGTATGCCAAAGCAGGCTACACTGTCTGCGGTCCGCGGCTTTACGGGCATGGGACGCATTATGAAGATATGGAACAAACCTCTCATGAGGACTGGATAGCATCCGTTGAAGAGGGCTATCATTGGCTGAAGGAGCGATGTGACACAATCTTTGTTACCGGGCTGTCAATGGGAGGCACGCTGTCTTTATATATGGCAGAGAATCATCCTGATATCCGTGCCATCATTCCAATCAATGCAGCTGTATCGGTGCCATCGATGGAGAGTGTGCACGAGCTGCAAGATGTAAGATTTCTGGATGCAATCGGTTCTGACATCAAAAAAACCGGAATAAAAGAGCTAGCTTATGAAAAGACTCCTGTGCGATCTGTTAAGGAAATACTGCAGTTAATGGAAGCGGTTAAAAGGGATCTTTCCAAGGTGACATGTCCAGCGCTCATCTTTGTTTCCGATGAAGATCATGTAGTCCCTCCAGTCAATGCCAAACTCATTCACGATGCAATCGGGTCTGAGAGAAAAGCAATATATCCTTTGCATGATAGCTATCATGTTGCCACCCTTGATCATGATCAGCAAATCATTATAGATAAAACCCTTGCATTCATTGAGGGGAATTTATGA
- a CDS encoding 3-ketoacyl-ACP reductase, producing the protein MAQSLQGKRAIITGGGRGIGRALAEALAAEGAHIGLIGRTEEHVKAVAEGLENKVKTAYAAADVSSLDEVTAAIDKLKGELGGVDILINNAGIAKFGGFLDLDPEEWKQIIDVNLMGVYNVTRAVLPDLIEQQSGDIINISSTAGQKGAPATSAYSASKFGVLGLTESLAMEVRKHNIRVTALTPSTVATDLAYENKLTDGNPEKVMQPEDIAEFVVAQLKLNSRTFIKSAGLWSTNP; encoded by the coding sequence ATGGCACAATCATTACAAGGAAAACGAGCTATCATTACAGGCGGCGGACGTGGTATCGGACGCGCCTTGGCAGAGGCATTGGCAGCTGAGGGTGCCCATATCGGCTTGATCGGCCGTACGGAAGAACATGTAAAAGCAGTAGCGGAAGGACTTGAAAACAAGGTCAAGACAGCTTATGCAGCAGCGGATGTTTCCAGCCTGGACGAGGTCACTGCAGCAATCGATAAGCTGAAAGGAGAGCTTGGCGGAGTTGATATCCTCATCAATAATGCCGGCATCGCGAAGTTTGGCGGATTCCTGGACCTTGATCCAGAGGAATGGAAACAAATCATCGATGTGAACCTGATGGGTGTTTACAATGTCACTCGCGCGGTACTTCCGGATTTGATCGAACAGCAATCCGGTGACATCATCAATATTTCATCCACTGCCGGCCAGAAAGGAGCACCAGCTACCAGTGCGTATAGTGCATCGAAGTTCGGTGTCCTTGGTTTGACTGAATCCCTGGCAATGGAAGTACGCAAGCATAATATCCGTGTAACTGCCCTGACACCAAGTACAGTGGCAACTGATTTGGCATATGAAAATAAACTGACTGACGGAAACCCCGAAAAAGTCATGCAGCCAGAGGATATTGCCGAATTTGTTGTGGCACAGCTGAAATTGAATAGTCGTACATTCATTAAATCCGCCGGCTTGTGGTCCACTAATCCATAA
- the bla gene encoding class A beta-lactamase: MKISTCLFSALFAFCLLAGCSSSTNEGSDTSSSVQAAEDAQEPFADLEKAYDAHLGVYAIDTGSGKTAAYRENERFGFASTHKALSAAVLLQQNSLKDLDKKIMYTRDDLVNYNPITEKHIDSGMTLKELGEASVSYSDNTAANLIFEEIGGPDGLKQALRDIGDQVTEPSRIEPELNNVKPGETQDTSTPKALAESLRAFTLGDSLPAEKRQLLIDWLKGNTTGDALIKAGVPEEWEVGDKTGAGAYGTRNDIAVLWPPDSDPIIMAVMSSRDEADAKYDDALIAKAAEEAVSILSAEE, encoded by the coding sequence ATGAAAATTTCAACCTGCTTATTTAGTGCACTATTCGCTTTTTGTTTGCTGGCTGGCTGCTCCAGCAGCACCAATGAGGGTTCTGATACAAGTTCCTCCGTTCAAGCTGCAGAAGATGCCCAGGAGCCGTTTGCCGACTTAGAAAAGGCTTACGATGCGCACTTGGGCGTCTATGCCATTGATACTGGTTCCGGGAAAACAGCTGCTTACCGGGAAAATGAACGATTTGGCTTTGCTTCAACGCATAAAGCTTTGTCCGCAGCCGTTCTATTGCAGCAGAACTCGCTTAAAGACCTTGATAAAAAAATCATGTATACCCGCGATGATCTGGTAAACTACAATCCAATCACCGAAAAACATATCGATTCTGGTATGACATTAAAAGAGCTGGGCGAGGCCTCTGTCAGTTACAGCGATAACACTGCTGCCAATTTGATATTTGAGGAAATCGGCGGTCCGGATGGTCTTAAACAAGCATTGCGGGATATCGGCGATCAAGTGACAGAACCTTCCAGGATCGAGCCGGAATTAAATAATGTAAAACCAGGTGAAACACAAGATACCAGCACACCAAAAGCCTTGGCAGAAAGCCTCCGAGCCTTTACCTTAGGAGACAGCCTTCCTGCTGAAAAACGCCAGCTTCTTATTGATTGGTTAAAAGGCAATACAACAGGAGACGCCCTGATTAAGGCTGGTGTCCCCGAGGAGTGGGAAGTCGGCGACAAAACCGGTGCCGGGGCTTATGGGACAAGAAACGATATTGCCGTCCTTTGGCCGCCTGATAGCGACCCAATTATAATGGCTGTCATGTCTAGCCGTGATGAAGCCGACGCAAAATATGATGATGCTTTGATTGCAAAGGCTGCCGAAGAAGCTGTCTCCATCCTATCTGCTGAGGAATGA
- a CDS encoding BlaR1 family beta-lactam sensor/signal transducer codes for MEVINDGREEERKVTLVRLLLVLTLSSATIGIIFFIRRFLAAHLAPAWRYYLWFFVLGALFLPFLPFKRFGMAEPISMHKMTGHNAVNHSILSGPSNTGWMNDFGSSVTRMDVSLLDRLINGIWISGLVIGILAVSFTLWKLMKLVRSAHPIRDEGINELFGHCKVQLSIRKKIKLKQSSSVTSPFIFGLFQTYLILPATVEKEGVTRELKHVLLHELHHYKSRHVHWNYLFLLARILHWFNPLVWHAWKEMRLDREIACDAAVMKSLNDVEENLDYGRTILYYAEKSKQLRLDQFIHPIISSKSHLKQRILYIAAGGFPAKKRIRKSVAILIILGLVVTIQVPAFRAAAFPDDQYHIQGKDVEEEDLSDFLKGDSSSFVLYSMQKDKYYVHNIEQSAQRVSPNSTYKIYSALTALEEGIIRPGATNRNWDGNNYEYGTWNQNQDLQSAMRNSVTWYFQDLDQQVGKQQIQKLLAEYHYGNEDISGGMRDFWLESSLRISPFEQVELLRNFYRNEFGAAPENIKEVKASLMLAQKHGAVLYGKTGTGIVNGKAANGWFIGFVETNSDTYFFATNLRDGNATGSKAAEITLRILKEKQIYQ; via the coding sequence ATGGAAGTTATAAACGATGGACGAGAGGAGGAAAGGAAAGTGACATTGGTTCGATTGCTGCTGGTATTGACATTATCTTCTGCTACGATAGGGATCATTTTCTTCATTCGACGGTTTCTTGCTGCGCACCTCGCCCCAGCGTGGCGATATTATTTATGGTTTTTCGTGCTGGGAGCTTTATTTCTTCCTTTCTTGCCATTTAAGCGTTTCGGTATGGCAGAACCAATATCCATGCACAAAATGACTGGACACAATGCTGTAAATCATTCCATTTTATCTGGTCCATCCAATACTGGCTGGATGAATGACTTTGGAAGTTCTGTCACGCGTATGGATGTTTCCCTATTGGATCGGCTGATCAATGGTATCTGGATATCCGGTTTGGTTATAGGCATTTTAGCCGTTTCCTTCACGCTGTGGAAACTGATGAAGCTAGTGAGGAGTGCACATCCCATACGTGATGAGGGAATAAACGAGCTGTTTGGGCATTGCAAAGTACAGCTATCCATACGGAAAAAAATCAAGCTGAAACAGTCTTCTTCGGTTACGTCCCCATTCATTTTCGGGCTGTTCCAAACATATCTGATTCTGCCGGCCACAGTTGAAAAAGAAGGTGTGACAAGGGAATTAAAGCATGTCCTGCTTCATGAATTGCATCATTATAAAAGCAGACATGTGCATTGGAATTATCTCTTTTTGCTGGCTCGAATCCTACACTGGTTCAACCCGCTCGTGTGGCATGCATGGAAGGAAATGCGGCTGGACCGTGAAATAGCCTGTGATGCTGCAGTGATGAAATCCTTGAATGATGTTGAAGAGAATTTGGATTATGGAAGGACGATCTTGTATTATGCTGAAAAATCGAAACAGCTAAGGCTCGATCAGTTTATCCATCCAATCATCAGTTCCAAGAGTCATCTGAAGCAGCGGATTCTGTATATAGCAGCCGGAGGCTTTCCTGCGAAGAAGCGTATCAGGAAGAGCGTGGCTATATTGATTATACTGGGGCTCGTTGTGACGATACAGGTGCCGGCGTTCCGTGCGGCAGCTTTCCCGGATGATCAATATCATATCCAGGGCAAAGATGTGGAGGAAGAGGACTTAAGCGACTTCCTCAAGGGAGATAGCAGCAGCTTCGTTTTATACAGCATGCAAAAAGACAAGTATTATGTCCATAATATAGAGCAGAGCGCCCAAAGAGTTTCCCCTAATTCCACTTATAAGATATATAGTGCTTTAACAGCTTTGGAAGAAGGTATCATCCGTCCAGGAGCTACAAATAGGAATTGGGATGGAAACAATTATGAATATGGGACCTGGAACCAAAATCAAGACTTGCAATCTGCCATGCGTAATTCGGTTACGTGGTACTTCCAAGATCTTGATCAGCAGGTAGGGAAGCAGCAGATACAAAAGTTGTTAGCTGAATATCATTATGGGAATGAGGATATATCCGGAGGAATGAGAGACTTTTGGCTGGAGTCATCCTTAAGGATATCTCCATTCGAACAAGTGGAGCTGCTGCGGAATTTTTATCGGAATGAATTCGGCGCTGCTCCCGAAAACATCAAGGAAGTCAAAGCATCATTGATGCTGGCGCAAAAACATGGAGCTGTGCTTTACGGGAAAACCGGAACTGGCATTGTGAACGGTAAAGCCGCGAATGGCTGGTTCATCGGCTTTGTAGAAACAAATTCGGATACTTATTTTTTCGCAACGAATTTAAGGGACGGAAATGCAACGGGAAGCAAAGCAGCAGAAATCACACTAAGGATATTAAAAGAGAAGCAGATTTATCAATAG
- the blaI gene encoding penicillinase repressor BlaI: MSKQFPNISESEWEIMKVLWKNSPLTANEVVEAIDKADWKPKTIRTLLDRLTKKKVVGVNKEHRVYTFYPLYAESEYQRAEAKTFIDRIYGGTMKSMLAQFIEEDALSEEEMKELRQMLEKKSE, translated from the coding sequence ATGTCGAAACAGTTTCCGAATATATCCGAATCAGAGTGGGAAATAATGAAAGTGCTTTGGAAGAATTCGCCTCTGACAGCAAATGAGGTGGTGGAAGCTATCGATAAGGCGGACTGGAAGCCCAAAACGATACGTACACTGCTGGATCGCCTTACAAAAAAGAAAGTTGTAGGTGTAAATAAAGAACATAGAGTATATACCTTTTATCCGCTGTATGCAGAGAGTGAATATCAGCGTGCCGAGGCTAAAACCTTTATCGATCGTATTTACGGAGGGACGATGAAGTCCATGCTGGCTCAGTTTATTGAAGAGGATGCATTATCGGAGGAGGAAATGAAGGAGCTCCGCCAGATGCTGGAGAAAAAAAGTGAGTGA